From the Leishmania panamensis strain MHOM/PA/94/PSC-1 chromosome 31 sequence genome, one window contains:
- a CDS encoding endoplasmic reticulum vesicle transporter, putative (TriTrypDB/GeneDB-style sysID: LpmP.31.0280) translates to MRLLLKCDLFRVVQDSENHLTPATPYGAAISIATTVVLMVLLISEAYGYFSGHKNCHITPSAFKNTLDADMQRRLDRLHFSIALPYMPCHRIATETVSGLEHNEETERDTDVWLYHIPYGSFASNSSAAYISGEALSEVERGCLVTGTAPIAARPASFNIILKDNTMADFRKHRPDFQIHYFSAGNAYKDWGVSQIRRQTLEPMSNFKSATDPLHRQFHQFFLQLIPTTVDLPGKDDRFGYQYTAFYSLVRYNGRGRAPGLYFSYRLSPFSMDCIVQYDTISHFLVNLCAVVGGVYTVAGMVGAGLEWLVRERRLKEVSSRNRRNAETLKNAAGEAPITV, encoded by the coding sequence ATGCGTCTGCTTCTCAAGTGCGACCTCTTTCGTGTGGTCCAGGACAGTGAGAATCATCTGACACCCGCCACACCGTACGGGGCCGCCATCAGCATCGCCACGACAGTCGTCCTGATGGTTCTCCTCATTAGCGAGGCCTATGGCTACTTCAGTGGGCATAAGAACTGCCACATCACACCGTCCGCCTTCAAGAATACTCTCGATGCTGACATGCAACGAAGGCTGGACAGGCTACacttctccatcgccttgCCCTACATGCCCTGCCATCGCATCGCCACGGAGACGGTTTCTGGGCTCGAGCACAACGAGGAGACAGAGCGGGACACGGACGTGTGGCTCTACCACATTCCCTACGGCTCCTTTGCCTCGAATTCGTCCGCTGCCTACATTTCTGGTGAAGCGCTGTCAGAGGTGGAGCGCGGCTGCCTCGTCACCGGCACCGCCCCCATCGCTGCCAGGCCTGCCTCCTTCAACATCATCCTGAAGGACAACACGATGGCGGACTTCAGAAAACACCGACCTGATTTTCAGATCCACTATTTCTCGGCCGGCAACGCGTACAAGGACTGGGGCGTTTCGCAGATCCGCCGTCAAACGCTCGAGCCGATGTCCAACTTCAAGAGCGCCACAGATCCGCTGCACCGACAGTTTCACCAGTTCTTCCTGCAACTCATCCCAACCACGGTGGACCTCCCCGGCAAGGACGACCGCTTTGGCTACCAGTACACCGCCTTCTATTCGTTGGTGCGGTACAATGGCCGGGGCAGGGCACCTGGGCTATACTTCTCCTACAGGCTGTCGCCCTTTTCGATGGATTGCATCGTGCAGTACGACACCATCAGCCACTTTCTGGTGAACTTATGCGCTGTAGTGGGCGGTGTCTACACTGTAGCGGGGATGGTGGGGGCTGGGTTGGAGTGGCTGGTGCGCGAGCGTCGCCTGAAAGAGGTGTCCTCCCGAAACCGCCGCAACGCCGAAACGCTCAAGAACGCCGCGGGTGAGGCACCCATCACGGTCTGA